In a genomic window of Curtobacterium flaccumfaciens pv. betae:
- a CDS encoding YceD family protein, protein MNSPYALRVRDLAHRPGEMREHSLDIEVPDAMGAGLIGVRQGAELHIDVKLEGLHEGVLVSGHASADATGECSRCLIDISEPIEVDFAELFAYDASEDFDFFVRDDHVDTEQVVRDAVVLSLPFQPVCRPDCPGLDPVTGERLADLGEQPARQVLDPRWAALSAIELDDSTDGDTTAPKTTEGEERAETE, encoded by the coding sequence GTGAACAGCCCCTACGCCCTGCGCGTGCGCGACCTCGCGCACCGGCCGGGTGAGATGCGCGAGCACTCGCTCGACATCGAGGTGCCCGACGCGATGGGGGCCGGTCTGATCGGCGTCCGACAGGGTGCCGAACTGCACATCGACGTCAAGCTCGAAGGCCTGCACGAGGGTGTCCTCGTGTCCGGACACGCCTCGGCCGACGCCACGGGGGAGTGCTCGCGCTGCCTCATCGACATCAGCGAACCGATCGAGGTCGATTTCGCCGAGCTGTTCGCGTATGATGCCTCGGAGGATTTCGACTTCTTCGTTCGCGATGACCACGTGGACACCGAACAGGTCGTTCGAGATGCGGTGGTGCTGTCGCTGCCGTTCCAGCCGGTCTGCCGACCGGACTGCCCAGGACTCGACCCGGTGACGGGCGAGCGTCTGGCCGACCTCGGCGAGCAGCCCGCTCGTCAGGTGCTGGATCCCCGCTGGGCAGCGCTCAGCGCGATCGAGCTCGACGACAGCACCGACGGTGACACCACCGCACCGAAGACCACCGAGGGCGAGGAGCGGGCCGAGACCGAGTAG
- the rpmF gene encoding 50S ribosomal protein L32, with protein MAVPKRKQSRANTHARRSQWKATPIQLVKTIENGQVTYSLPHRAKVVEDSAGTPLYMEYKGRKVADV; from the coding sequence ATGGCCGTTCCCAAGCGCAAGCAGTCCCGTGCGAACACGCACGCCCGTCGTTCGCAGTGGAAGGCCACGCCGATCCAGCTCGTGAAGACGATCGAGAACGGTCAGGTCACCTACAGCCTCCCGCACCGCGCGAAGGTCGTCGAGGACTCGGCCGGCACGCCCCTGTACATGGAGTACAAGGGCCGCAAGGTCGCCGACGTCTGA
- the mutM gene encoding bifunctional DNA-formamidopyrimidine glycosylase/DNA-(apurinic or apyrimidinic site) lyase, with protein MPELPEVEVVRAGLEPAVSGARVLHVDVVDDRALTRHDGLAEDFADRLTGRTIAAAVRRGKFLWMPLQPEHDGDRPEALVAHLGMSGQILLGRGRPAAKHRRILIDVQPAGSDRSGAAEPPVELEFVDQRTFGSMAIDAMVPTIDGAPAGFGGQVDAIDPDAVWRRWVPGQVSHIARDPLDPAFDDDRFTAMARKRSSGIKRVLLDQGVVSGIGNIYADESLWAAKLHYDRAADRLTRADLRRLLDEVRAILRRALEDGGTSFDAQYVNVNGQSGYFSQRLNVYGQQGKPCPRCGTTIVREAFMNRSSHICPVCQPRPRARTR; from the coding sequence GTGCCCGAACTCCCCGAGGTCGAGGTCGTCCGCGCCGGCCTCGAACCCGCCGTCAGCGGCGCGCGGGTCCTGCACGTCGACGTGGTCGACGACCGTGCCCTCACCCGGCACGACGGCCTCGCCGAGGACTTCGCCGACCGACTGACCGGTCGCACGATCGCCGCTGCCGTCCGCCGGGGCAAGTTCCTCTGGATGCCGCTGCAGCCCGAGCACGACGGGGACCGCCCCGAGGCACTCGTCGCCCACCTCGGCATGAGCGGGCAGATCCTGCTCGGCCGTGGTCGACCGGCGGCCAAGCACCGTCGGATCCTCATCGACGTGCAGCCCGCGGGCTCCGACCGCTCGGGTGCGGCGGAGCCCCCCGTGGAACTCGAGTTCGTCGACCAGCGCACGTTCGGCTCGATGGCGATCGACGCGATGGTGCCGACGATCGACGGTGCTCCCGCCGGGTTCGGCGGGCAGGTCGACGCGATCGACCCCGATGCCGTGTGGCGTCGGTGGGTGCCCGGGCAGGTGTCGCACATCGCCCGTGACCCGCTCGACCCCGCCTTCGACGACGACCGGTTCACCGCGATGGCACGGAAGCGTTCGAGCGGCATCAAGCGGGTGCTGCTCGACCAGGGCGTCGTGAGCGGCATCGGCAACATCTACGCCGACGAGTCGCTCTGGGCCGCGAAGCTGCACTACGACCGCGCCGCCGACCGCCTCACCCGTGCCGACCTGCGGCGGCTGCTCGACGAGGTCCGCGCCATCCTGCGCCGGGCGCTCGAGGACGGCGGCACGAGCTTCGACGCCCAGTACGTCAACGTCAACGGGCAGTCCGGGTACTTCTCGCAGCGCCTGAACGTCTACGGGCAGCAGGGGAAGCCGTGTCCACGCTGCGGCACGACGATCGTGCGCGAGGCCTTCATGAACCGGTCGAGCCACATCTGCCCCGTGTGCCAACCCCGTCCCCGCGCCCGCACGCGTTAG
- a CDS encoding RsmD family RNA methyltransferase, giving the protein MTRIIAGAAGSLTLRVPKSGTRPTSDRVREALFSSLEARGLVEATSVADLYAGTGALGLEAASRGAAEVVLVDRASAAAQACRANAKAVQQRVPGVRIDVQPQPVLGYLRGTVRTFDLVFIDPPYDVTEHELAEVLEALAPKLTPDAVVVVERSKRSPEPTWPAGLAPFSKRSYGETVAWEAVAAG; this is encoded by the coding sequence ATGACCCGCATCATCGCCGGCGCCGCCGGCTCCCTGACGCTCCGGGTGCCGAAGTCCGGCACCCGCCCGACGAGCGACCGCGTGCGCGAGGCGCTGTTCTCGTCGCTCGAGGCACGGGGGCTCGTCGAGGCCACGTCGGTGGCCGACCTGTACGCGGGAACGGGCGCGCTCGGGCTCGAGGCTGCGTCCCGCGGTGCGGCCGAGGTGGTCCTGGTCGACCGGGCATCCGCCGCCGCGCAGGCCTGCCGGGCGAACGCCAAGGCCGTGCAGCAGCGGGTGCCGGGCGTCCGGATCGACGTGCAGCCCCAGCCGGTGCTCGGGTACCTGCGCGGGACCGTCCGCACCTTCGACCTGGTGTTCATCGACCCGCCCTACGACGTCACCGAGCACGAGCTCGCCGAGGTGCTCGAGGCCCTGGCGCCGAAGCTGACGCCGGATGCCGTCGTCGTGGTCGAGCGGAGCAAGCGCTCCCCCGAGCCCACCTGGCCGGCGGGGCTCGCGCCGTTCAGCAAGCGCAGCTACGGCGAGACCGTCGCGTGGGAGGCCGTCGCCGCCGGCTGA
- a CDS encoding ATP-dependent DNA helicase RecG gives MVTSGTPAAPAAPDLGPAPLDARLANVLGGRTATAIEKAFGYRTVGEFLEHAPRRYAERGALTALDSLAIGEPVTIVAEVVDVRERTMRARRGSILEAKIGDGKGLLTLTFFNQGWRTKDLVPGARGIFSGKVSDYRGARQLAHPDYELFDPDDPRATAEPGSDEAIRWSRQPIPIYPATASLTSWQIAKSIGIVLDTLPDLPDPVPASARSRLDLVPFRRALELLHRPEKVADFKRAQDALRYREAFVLQTALVQRRIAARRTAATPRVAAPGGILERFDATLPFTLTDDQRAVGADIDQDLAHTWPMHRLIQGEVGSGKTLVAIRAMLTVAESGGQSALIAPTEVLAAQHLRSIVKFLGPDLAAELRPVILTGSQSTDERRRALLAAASGSSRLVVGTHALLGDRVDFAELGLVVVDEQHRFGVEQREALRTKGTTPPHVLVLTATPIPRTVAMTVFGDLDVSTITGMPSGRAGVETFTVPLAEHPGWEPRIWSRMAEELAKGRQAFVVCPAIDDAHTEDDGEPEPAEGEDDAPKRAPATVLATAERMRTMPVLDGRSIAVLHGRMTADEKDRVMTSFAAGDLDVVVATTVIEVGVDVPNAAMMAVLDADRFGVSQLHQLRGRIGRGQWAGVCLLVTSAELETTSRERVDAVAASDDGFELARVDLELRREGDVLGERQSGGRSSLNLLRVVEHADLIVDARGEAERVLEPDPELEGSPALRDALARRLDESDAAFLGKN, from the coding sequence GTGGTCACCTCCGGAACCCCCGCTGCGCCGGCCGCGCCCGACCTCGGTCCGGCGCCGCTCGACGCGCGGCTCGCGAACGTGCTCGGCGGTCGGACGGCGACCGCGATCGAGAAGGCCTTCGGCTACCGCACGGTGGGGGAGTTCCTCGAGCACGCGCCCCGCCGCTACGCCGAGCGTGGTGCACTGACGGCCCTCGACTCGCTCGCGATCGGCGAACCCGTCACCATCGTGGCCGAGGTCGTCGACGTCCGTGAACGCACCATGCGCGCGCGCCGCGGCTCGATCCTCGAAGCGAAGATCGGCGACGGCAAGGGCCTGCTCACCCTCACGTTCTTCAACCAGGGCTGGCGCACGAAGGACCTCGTCCCCGGCGCGCGGGGCATCTTCTCCGGCAAGGTCAGCGACTACCGGGGTGCCCGGCAGCTCGCCCACCCCGACTACGAGCTGTTCGACCCCGACGACCCCCGCGCCACGGCCGAACCCGGTTCCGACGAAGCGATCCGGTGGTCGCGCCAGCCGATCCCGATCTACCCGGCGACGGCCTCGCTCACGTCGTGGCAGATCGCGAAGTCCATCGGGATCGTCCTCGACACCCTGCCGGACCTGCCCGACCCGGTGCCGGCGTCCGCGCGGTCCCGGCTCGACCTCGTGCCGTTCCGCCGCGCGCTCGAGCTGCTGCACCGTCCCGAGAAGGTCGCGGACTTCAAGCGCGCGCAGGACGCCCTGCGCTACCGCGAGGCGTTCGTGCTGCAGACCGCCCTGGTGCAGCGCCGGATCGCGGCCCGTCGCACCGCGGCCACCCCGCGCGTGGCCGCCCCGGGTGGCATCCTCGAGCGCTTCGACGCCACCCTGCCGTTCACGTTGACGGACGACCAGCGGGCCGTCGGTGCCGACATCGACCAGGACCTCGCCCACACCTGGCCCATGCACCGGCTGATCCAGGGCGAGGTCGGGTCCGGCAAGACCCTCGTGGCGATCCGGGCGATGCTCACGGTGGCCGAGTCCGGCGGCCAGTCCGCGCTCATCGCCCCGACCGAGGTGCTGGCGGCCCAGCACCTGCGCTCCATCGTGAAGTTCCTCGGGCCGGACCTGGCCGCCGAGCTCCGACCGGTGATCCTGACCGGGTCGCAGTCCACCGACGAACGTCGCCGGGCCCTGCTCGCCGCGGCGTCGGGCAGCTCACGGCTGGTCGTCGGCACCCACGCGCTCCTGGGGGACCGGGTGGACTTCGCCGAGCTGGGGCTCGTGGTGGTCGACGAGCAGCACCGCTTCGGTGTCGAGCAGCGCGAGGCCCTCCGCACCAAGGGCACGACCCCGCCGCACGTGCTCGTGCTCACCGCGACGCCGATCCCGCGCACCGTCGCGATGACGGTGTTCGGCGACCTCGACGTCTCGACCATCACGGGCATGCCGTCGGGGCGCGCGGGTGTCGAGACCTTCACGGTCCCGCTGGCGGAGCACCCCGGGTGGGAACCCCGGATCTGGTCACGCATGGCCGAAGAACTGGCCAAGGGTCGCCAGGCGTTCGTCGTCTGCCCGGCCATCGACGACGCCCACACCGAGGACGACGGCGAGCCGGAGCCGGCCGAGGGCGAGGACGACGCCCCGAAGCGTGCCCCGGCGACCGTGCTCGCCACCGCCGAGCGGATGCGCACCATGCCCGTGCTCGACGGGCGCTCGATCGCGGTCCTGCACGGCCGGATGACCGCCGACGAGAAGGACCGCGTGATGACGTCCTTCGCCGCCGGCGACCTCGACGTGGTCGTGGCGACGACCGTGATCGAGGTCGGCGTCGACGTCCCGAACGCGGCGATGATGGCCGTCCTCGACGCCGACCGGTTCGGGGTCTCGCAGCTCCACCAGCTCCGCGGCCGCATCGGTCGTGGGCAGTGGGCCGGGGTCTGCCTGCTGGTCACCTCGGCCGAGCTCGAGACCACCTCGCGCGAGCGCGTCGACGCGGTGGCCGCCTCGGACGACGGGTTCGAGCTCGCCCGGGTCGACCTCGAGCTCCGACGCGAGGGCGACGTCCTGGGCGAACGGCAGTCCGGTGGGCGGTCCTCGCTCAACCTGCTCCGGGTGGTCGAGCACGCCGACCTCATCGTCGACGCCCGCGGAGAAGCGGAGCGCGTGCTCGAACCCGATCCCGAGCTCGAGGGGTCCCCGGCCCTCCGTGACGCCCTCGCCCGGCGCCTCGACGAGTCCGACGCGGCGTTCCTCGGCAAGAACTGA
- the coaD gene encoding pantetheine-phosphate adenylyltransferase, translating to MAQIAVVPGSFDPVTLGHLDVIGRAAGLFDEVHVLVVHNPDKKPAMFEAVDRVRLIRDSLVEVGAPDTVTVGEWTSGLLVDYCRQVGAKVLVKGVRSGEDVAYETPMAIMNRHLADVETVFLLPEASRAHVSSSLIRQVSSLGGDVTPYVPKTVADALAAR from the coding sequence ATGGCGCAGATCGCGGTGGTCCCCGGTTCCTTCGACCCCGTCACCCTCGGGCACCTCGACGTCATCGGCCGCGCGGCCGGGCTCTTCGACGAGGTGCACGTCCTCGTGGTGCACAACCCCGACAAGAAGCCGGCGATGTTCGAGGCGGTCGATCGGGTGCGGCTCATCCGCGACTCGCTGGTCGAAGTCGGCGCGCCGGACACGGTCACGGTGGGCGAGTGGACGTCCGGCCTGCTGGTGGACTACTGCCGCCAGGTCGGGGCCAAGGTCCTGGTGAAGGGCGTGCGGTCCGGCGAGGACGTCGCCTACGAGACCCCGATGGCCATCATGAACCGCCACCTGGCCGACGTCGAGACGGTGTTCCTGCTGCCCGAGGCGTCGCGGGCGCACGTGTCGAGCTCGCTGATCCGGCAGGTGTCGTCGCTCGGCGGAGACGTCACCCCCTACGTGCCGAAGACGGTCGCCGACGCGCTCGCGGCCCGCTGA
- a CDS encoding AAA family ATPase, translating to MYLKSLTIKGFKSFAQPTTFAFEPGVTCIVGPNGSGKSNVVDALAWVMGEQGAKTLRGGKMEDVIFAGTSTRGPLGRAQVLLTIDNSDGLLPIEYSEVTIARTLFRNGGSEYAINGENCRLLDVQELLSDTGLGREMHVIVGQGQLDKVLHATPEDRRGFIEEAAGILKHRRRKEKTLRKLDAMQTNLTRLSDLAGEIRRQLKPLGRQAEVARKAQSVAAVFRDAKARVLADDVVRLRRELHDHQEVEAGRKSERIVLTERLDQTRVRQQHVEQSMVGDDVDRARTVVHRLESVQERLRGLSSLANQRLMFLAQQADAPQQGPTVTQEQVAGVRAEADRLAARADEMQGGSATTARAVQDARAALDALDERIAAQAARVSQHDLEAQRLASAVDVARSKRGSAVADRERRERALAEAGERAERAAAALAELGVDPSEGGDETALAQTLEQARAELERAQTARDEQRDRLHALERERDALDARVTALGMSIEVRDGSQALIDAGRAGIVGRLADSLTVSPGFEAAIATALEGLADAVLADDRGAALDAVDHARAADLGRIDVVVADAASVPAALPETLPAGVRRATDLVQGPPVLASILRDTLVAETDDLDLEAVLTAAPHATVVTRSGDLVRAVRVTGGGERATSRIELVAERDDAVTRRDAIATDAEDAATGLQAARSAVEDARRRADEADAASRAYTRAKAEYDRTSASTRAKAENAAAEVERLRAALAETDGAVETADAVLAEAESAHRAFTDQERPVVDASERPALQDALEAARAAEVEQRIQVETVRERVRAERNRADQLDRQLEAERAAAEEAARLAVIRRGQIRTAEAVLADLPGVLGAVDRSLAEARVQLATEEAERSKRNTELQTIRNEERELRDRLQTITDGVHSLEMEIYEKKLHVSGVLDRAQSELGLSEAVLVAEYGPHVPVPVDVLVDPRVRARKHREAERAAAAAAAEAAGVTEPEEAAAEAGPDTDDVALVDAESTLPGGPALPEFDTTDEIDPADVETVPYVRAEQERRLKAAERDLGQLGKVNPLALEEFQALEQRHAFLAEQLEDLQKTRTDLLTIIDELDTKMQTIFESAFNDTKEAFDVIFPILFPGGSGSINLTDPTDLLGTGIDVQVKPAGKKIDRLTLLSGGERSLAAVALLVAIFTARPSPFYIMDEVEAALDDANLGRLLTVFERLRESSQLIVITHQKRTMEIADALYGVSMRQDGVSAVVGQRVQKREPADAVA from the coding sequence ATGTACTTGAAGAGCCTGACCATCAAGGGGTTCAAGTCCTTCGCGCAGCCGACGACGTTCGCGTTCGAGCCGGGCGTGACGTGCATCGTCGGCCCGAACGGCTCCGGCAAGTCGAACGTGGTGGACGCCCTGGCCTGGGTGATGGGGGAGCAGGGGGCGAAGACCCTGCGCGGCGGCAAGATGGAGGACGTCATCTTCGCCGGCACCTCGACCCGCGGTCCGCTCGGTCGTGCCCAGGTGCTGCTGACCATCGACAACAGCGACGGCCTGCTGCCGATCGAGTACTCCGAGGTGACGATCGCGCGCACGCTGTTCCGCAACGGTGGCAGCGAGTACGCCATCAACGGCGAGAACTGCCGGCTGCTCGACGTCCAGGAGCTGCTGAGCGACACCGGCCTCGGCCGTGAGATGCACGTGATCGTCGGGCAGGGGCAGCTCGACAAGGTGCTCCACGCCACCCCCGAGGACCGCCGCGGCTTCATCGAGGAGGCCGCGGGGATCCTGAAGCACCGCCGTCGCAAGGAGAAGACCCTCCGCAAGCTCGACGCGATGCAGACGAACCTGACCCGCCTGTCCGACCTGGCCGGTGAGATCCGGCGGCAGCTGAAGCCCCTCGGGCGGCAGGCCGAGGTCGCACGCAAGGCCCAGTCGGTGGCCGCGGTCTTCCGCGACGCCAAGGCCCGCGTCCTCGCCGACGACGTGGTGCGCCTGCGCCGTGAGCTGCACGACCACCAGGAGGTCGAGGCGGGCCGCAAGTCCGAGCGCATCGTCCTGACCGAGCGGCTCGACCAGACCCGGGTGCGCCAGCAGCACGTCGAGCAGAGCATGGTCGGCGACGACGTCGACCGCGCCCGCACCGTCGTGCACCGGCTCGAGAGCGTGCAGGAGCGCCTCCGCGGCCTGTCGAGCCTGGCGAACCAGCGCCTGATGTTCCTCGCGCAGCAGGCCGACGCACCGCAGCAGGGCCCGACCGTCACCCAGGAGCAGGTCGCCGGGGTCCGAGCCGAGGCCGACCGCCTCGCCGCCCGCGCCGACGAGATGCAGGGCGGTTCGGCGACGACCGCCCGCGCGGTGCAGGACGCACGCGCCGCGCTGGACGCCCTGGACGAACGCATCGCTGCCCAGGCTGCCCGGGTCTCGCAGCACGACCTCGAGGCGCAGCGGCTCGCCAGCGCCGTCGACGTCGCCCGGTCGAAGCGCGGTTCCGCCGTCGCCGACCGCGAGCGGCGGGAGCGGGCTCTGGCCGAGGCGGGGGAGCGTGCCGAGCGTGCCGCGGCGGCCCTCGCCGAACTCGGTGTCGACCCGTCCGAGGGGGGCGACGAGACCGCGCTCGCGCAGACACTCGAGCAGGCGCGCGCCGAGCTCGAACGGGCCCAGACCGCGCGCGACGAGCAGCGCGACCGGCTCCACGCCCTCGAACGCGAGCGGGACGCCCTCGACGCCCGGGTCACCGCGCTCGGCATGTCGATCGAGGTCCGCGACGGTTCGCAGGCACTGATCGACGCCGGTCGCGCGGGCATCGTCGGTCGCCTGGCCGACAGCCTGACGGTGTCGCCCGGGTTCGAGGCCGCGATCGCCACCGCGCTCGAGGGACTCGCCGACGCCGTCCTCGCCGACGACCGCGGTGCGGCGCTCGACGCCGTCGACCACGCCCGCGCTGCCGACCTCGGCCGGATCGACGTCGTCGTCGCGGACGCCGCGTCCGTCCCAGCGGCCCTGCCCGAGACCCTGCCGGCCGGCGTCCGCCGTGCCACGGACCTGGTGCAGGGACCGCCGGTGCTCGCGTCGATCCTGCGGGACACGCTGGTCGCGGAGACCGACGACCTCGACCTGGAGGCCGTGCTCACGGCCGCCCCGCACGCCACGGTGGTCACGCGGTCCGGCGACCTCGTCCGTGCGGTCCGCGTGACCGGCGGCGGGGAGCGCGCGACCTCGCGCATCGAGCTCGTCGCGGAGCGCGACGACGCCGTGACGCGACGCGACGCGATCGCGACCGACGCCGAGGACGCGGCCACGGGCCTCCAGGCCGCGCGCAGCGCCGTCGAGGACGCACGCCGCCGTGCGGACGAGGCCGACGCAGCCTCCCGCGCCTACACGCGGGCGAAGGCCGAGTACGACCGCACGAGTGCGTCGACGCGGGCGAAGGCGGAGAACGCCGCGGCCGAGGTCGAGCGGCTGCGTGCCGCGCTGGCCGAGACCGACGGCGCCGTCGAGACCGCGGATGCAGTGCTGGCCGAGGCCGAGTCGGCGCACCGCGCCTTCACCGACCAGGAGCGCCCCGTGGTCGACGCGTCCGAGCGTCCCGCGCTGCAGGACGCGCTCGAGGCCGCACGTGCCGCCGAGGTCGAGCAGCGGATCCAGGTGGAGACCGTGCGCGAGCGGGTGCGAGCGGAACGGAACCGCGCCGACCAGCTCGACCGCCAGCTCGAGGCCGAGCGCGCCGCCGCGGAGGAGGCCGCGCGGCTCGCCGTCATCCGCCGTGGCCAGATCCGGACCGCCGAAGCCGTCCTCGCCGACCTGCCCGGGGTGCTCGGAGCGGTCGACCGCTCGCTGGCCGAAGCGCGGGTGCAGCTGGCGACGGAGGAAGCCGAGCGGTCGAAGCGCAACACCGAGCTGCAGACGATCCGCAACGAGGAGCGCGAGCTCCGGGACCGCCTGCAGACCATCACCGACGGCGTGCACTCGCTCGAGATGGAGATCTACGAGAAGAAGCTGCACGTGTCCGGCGTCCTCGACCGGGCGCAGAGCGAGCTCGGGCTGTCCGAGGCCGTGCTGGTGGCCGAGTACGGGCCGCACGTGCCGGTGCCCGTCGACGTGCTCGTGGACCCGCGGGTGCGCGCGCGGAAGCACCGCGAGGCGGAGCGCGCGGCGGCGGCCGCCGCCGCCGAGGCCGCGGGCGTGACCGAGCCGGAGGAAGCAGCGGCAGAAGCGGGTCCCGACACCGACGACGTGGCCCTCGTCGACGCGGAGTCCACCCTGCCCGGCGGCCCGGCGCTGCCCGAGTTCGACACGACCGACGAGATCGACCCCGCCGACGTCGAGACCGTGCCCTACGTCCGTGCCGAGCAGGAGCGCCGACTCAAGGCCGCGGAGCGCGACCTCGGACAGCTCGGCAAGGTGAACCCGCTCGCGCTCGAGGAGTTCCAGGCGCTCGAGCAGCGGCACGCGTTCCTCGCCGAGCAACTTGAGGACCTGCAGAAGACCCGGACGGACCTGCTGACGATCATCGACGAGCTCGACACGAAGATGCAGACGATCTTCGAGTCCGCGTTCAACGACACGAAGGAAGCGTTCGACGTCATCTTCCCGATCCTGTTCCCGGGCGGCTCGGGGTCCATCAACCTGACCGACCCGACCGACCTGCTCGGCACCGGGATCGACGTGCAGGTGAAGCCCGCCGGCAAGAAGATCGACCGCCTGACCCTGCTGTCCGGCGGCGAGCGGTCCCTGGCGGCGGTGGCGCTCCTCGTCGCGATCTTCACCGCGCGGCCCTCGCCGTTCTACATCATGGACGAGGTCGAGGCGGCACTCGACGACGCCAACCTCGGCCGCCTGCTGACCGTGTTCGAGCGTCTGCGCGAGTCGTCCCAGCTCATCGTCATCACGCACCAGAAGCGCACGATGGAGATCGCCGACGCCCTGTACGGGGTGTCGATGCGGCAGGACGGCGTCTCGGCGGTCGTCGGGCAGCGGGTGCAGAAGCGCGAGCCGGCGGACGCGGTCGCCTAG
- the rnc gene encoding ribonuclease III translates to MTTTSGAAGSRPAGPDVVRLQGILGADIDLELLQLALTHRSYAYEHGGIKHNERLEFLGDSILGQAVTVKLYRSFPDLDEGDLAKRRASLVSTVALAEIARMIGLGRYLRLGKGEEQTGGRDKSSILADTVEAVIGATYLSAGPDPATELVLRLVEPLMIDPDRFGAAMDPKTSLQELASSRSLGNPAYRVTETGPDHDKTFMATVVLQGEDIATGTGSSKKAAEMAAALDAWTRLSGRAA, encoded by the coding sequence ATGACGACAACGTCCGGCGCTGCGGGGTCTCGCCCCGCGGGGCCGGACGTCGTTCGTCTGCAGGGCATCCTCGGGGCCGACATCGACCTCGAGCTGCTCCAGCTCGCCCTGACGCACCGCTCCTACGCCTACGAGCACGGGGGCATCAAGCACAACGAGCGCCTCGAGTTCCTCGGGGACTCGATCCTCGGCCAGGCCGTGACCGTGAAGCTCTACCGGTCGTTCCCCGACCTCGACGAGGGTGACCTCGCCAAGCGTCGAGCGAGCCTGGTGTCGACCGTGGCGCTGGCCGAGATCGCCCGGATGATCGGGCTCGGCCGCTACCTGCGCCTGGGCAAGGGCGAGGAACAGACCGGCGGGCGCGACAAGTCGTCGATCCTGGCCGACACCGTCGAAGCCGTCATCGGCGCGACGTACCTGTCGGCCGGCCCCGACCCGGCCACCGAGCTCGTGCTCCGCCTGGTCGAACCGCTCATGATCGACCCGGACCGCTTCGGCGCCGCGATGGACCCGAAGACGAGCCTGCAGGAGCTCGCGTCGAGTCGTTCGCTCGGCAACCCGGCGTACCGCGTCACCGAGACCGGCCCGGACCACGACAAGACCTTCATGGCGACGGTCGTCCTGCAGGGCGAGGACATCGCCACCGGCACCGGGTCGAGCAAGAAGGCCGCCGAGATGGCCGCCGCGCTCGACGCCTGGACCCGGCTGTCCGGCCGAGCGGCCTGA